In a genomic window of Ipomoea triloba cultivar NCNSP0323 chromosome 3, ASM357664v1:
- the LOC116011696 gene encoding upstream activation factor subunit spp27-like encodes MVSDADLVSRLRDFLSTSDLNTTTNATVRRQLEADFGIDLSDKKAFLREQINLYLEQAQAQNAVKEEEERPAEESVCGGEQESAAAAEEGEEESEETEEEEAEGDEELKKTSNGRKTAKKRSKKQNKEVSRRGGGFTKLCGLSSQLQKFTGVPQMARTQVVKHMWNYIRENNLQDPNNKRNINCDDTLRELFEVDAIDMFQMNKALSKHIFQLDSDGASVSANSTESTPKEKKRKKESDEDSDEPKGGEKRQKGGILAPLRLSDALAEFLGTGESELPRSNVIKRIWDYIKQNNLQDPSDRRRIICDEKLKELFNVDTFNGFSVSKLLTSHFIKT; translated from the exons ATGGTCTCCGACGCGGACCTCGTCAGCCGCCTCCGGGACTTCCTCAGCACGTCGGACCTCAACACCACCACCAACGCCACCGTCCGCCGGCAACTCGAGGCCGACTTCGGTATCGATTTGTCCGATAAAAAGGCCTTTCTCCGTGAACAGATTAATCTCTACCTTGAGCAAGCTCAGGCGCAAAATGCGGTGAAGGAAGAGGAGGAGCGGCCTGCGGAGGAGAGTGTCTGCGGCGGAGAACAGGAATCGGCCGCCGCCGCGgaggaaggagaagaagagtCAGAGGAAACGGAAGAAGAGGAGGCGGAGGGGGACGAGGAGTTGAAAAAAACTAGTAACGGAAGGAAAACTGCAAAGAAAAG GTCCAAGAAGCAGAATAAAGAGGTCAGTAGGAGAGGTGGCGGATTTACCAAATTATGTGGCCTTTCTTCCCAACTTCAGAAGTTCACCGGGGTACCGCAAATGGCAAGAACTCAG GTGGTGAAGCATATGTGGAACTATATTCGGGAAAATAATTTGCAAGATCCAAATAATAAGCGGAATATAAATTGTGATGATACATTGCGTGAACTTTTCGAGGTGGATGCCATAGACATGTTTCAAATGAACAAGGCCCTATCAAAGCATATTTTTCAGTTGGACTCTGATGGGg CTTCGGTGTCAGCTAATTCAACAGAATCAACACCAAAGGAAAAGAAACGAAAGAAAGAGAGCGATGAAG ATTCAGATGAGCCAAAGGGTGGGGAAAAGCGGCAGAAGGGAGGGATTCTTGCTCCACTTCGACTCTCTGATGCTTTAGCGGAGTTCCTTGGTACTGGTGAAAGTGAATTGCCTAGGTCCAATGTTATCAAGAGAATATGGGATTACATTAAGCAAAACAACTTGCAG GATCCATCTGATAGGAGAAGAATAATATGTGATGAGAAGCTGAAGGAGCTCTTTAATGTCGACACTTTCAATGGATTTTCGGTCTCAAAACTCCTAACTAGTCACTTTATAAAGACGTAA